A genomic window from Agrobacterium larrymoorei includes:
- a CDS encoding metal ABC transporter permease, producing the protein MISTLLEPFTYSYMLNAIWVSALVGGVCGFLSAYLMLKGWSLIGDALSHAIVPGVAGAYMLGLPFALGAFFSGGLAAAAMLFLNQKTRLKEDAIIGLIFTSFFGLGLFMVSLSPTSINIQTIVLGNILAITTQDTIQLALIGGISLLVLSLKWRDFMVVFFDENHARTIGLKPDVLKVIFFTLLAASTVAALQTVGAFLVVAMVVTPGATAYLLTDRFERLIGMSFGIGAATSFIGAYLSYFLDGATGGIIVVLQTLIFLTAFLFAPKHGYLASRAKARAALEEPA; encoded by the coding sequence ATGATCTCCACCCTGCTCGAGCCCTTCACCTATTCCTACATGCTGAATGCCATCTGGGTCAGCGCACTGGTCGGCGGCGTCTGTGGCTTTCTCTCCGCCTATCTGATGCTGAAAGGCTGGTCGCTGATCGGCGATGCCCTCTCCCACGCCATCGTTCCAGGCGTGGCGGGCGCTTACATGCTGGGCCTGCCTTTCGCGCTCGGCGCGTTCTTCTCCGGCGGCCTTGCGGCGGCAGCGATGCTGTTTCTCAACCAGAAGACAAGGCTGAAGGAAGACGCCATTATCGGCCTGATCTTCACTTCCTTTTTCGGTCTCGGCCTCTTCATGGTGTCGCTCTCGCCCACCTCCATCAATATCCAGACCATCGTTCTCGGCAACATTCTTGCCATCACCACGCAAGACACGATCCAGCTGGCGCTGATCGGCGGCATCAGCCTGCTGGTCCTCTCGCTGAAATGGCGGGACTTCATGGTGGTGTTCTTCGATGAGAACCACGCCCGCACCATCGGCCTGAAGCCGGACGTGCTGAAGGTCATCTTCTTCACCCTGCTCGCCGCCTCCACCGTCGCGGCTCTCCAGACGGTCGGCGCCTTCCTCGTCGTCGCCATGGTGGTGACGCCCGGTGCCACCGCCTATCTGCTGACCGACCGTTTCGAGCGGCTGATCGGCATGAGCTTCGGCATCGGCGCCGCGACGAGCTTCATCGGCGCTTACCTGAGCTACTTCCTCGATGGCGCCACCGGCGGTATCATCGTCGTGCTACAGACGCTGATCTTCCTGACCGCTTTCCTGTTTGCGCCAAAGCACGGCTATCTCGCCTCGCGCGCCAAGGCCCGCGCCGCCCTTGAGGAGCCCGCATGA
- a CDS encoding IclR family transcriptional regulator, whose amino-acid sequence MTEDDSDRYRAPALDKGLDILELLARTDGGLTQVEIAKALGKSPNEFYRMLDRLVRRGYVQRQDGDRFTLTLKMFGLAHFHQPVRRLVSFAAPMMRDFSAKAQQACHLAVYDRGSVVVIAQQESSTYWALSIRVGAQMSLFNTGSGHVLLAFQNETHQELMIAEQLRGDEKELPANLRERLQQVKAQGYESMNSLQTAGVRNISAPILTLDGTALAVVTCPYIGSLNEAAPKEEECLTLIRETARAISEVVAGQ is encoded by the coding sequence ATGACGGAAGACGATAGCGATAGATACCGCGCACCGGCGCTCGACAAGGGGCTGGATATTCTCGAGCTTCTGGCCCGCACCGATGGCGGGCTGACCCAGGTGGAAATCGCCAAGGCGCTCGGCAAGAGCCCGAATGAGTTCTATCGCATGCTGGATCGCCTGGTCCGCCGCGGCTATGTGCAGCGCCAGGATGGAGATCGCTTTACCCTGACTCTGAAGATGTTCGGGCTCGCCCATTTCCACCAGCCGGTCCGGCGGCTCGTCTCCTTCGCCGCACCGATGATGCGAGATTTTTCCGCCAAAGCGCAGCAGGCCTGTCATCTGGCCGTTTATGATCGCGGCTCGGTGGTCGTCATCGCGCAACAGGAATCGTCCACCTACTGGGCGCTCTCCATCCGCGTCGGCGCGCAGATGAGCCTCTTCAACACCGGCTCCGGTCACGTCCTTCTGGCCTTCCAGAACGAGACCCACCAAGAGTTGATGATTGCCGAACAGCTGCGTGGCGATGAAAAAGAGCTGCCCGCAAACCTGCGCGAACGGCTGCAACAGGTAAAGGCTCAAGGGTATGAGAGCATGAACAGCCTGCAAACGGCCGGCGTGCGCAACATTTCCGCCCCGATCCTGACCCTCGACGGAACGGCGCTCGCCGTCGTCACCTGTCCCTATATCGGCTCGCTCAACGAAGCGGCGCCCAAGGAGGAGGAGTGTCTGACCCTGATCCGCGAGACGGCCCGAGCGATCTCGGAAGTGGTTGCCGGACAGTAA
- a CDS encoding SDR family oxidoreductase produces MGQDFSGQTVVITAAAQGIGRATAERFIALGARVIATDINEAALATLENAETRVLNVLDGAAVQAFAAEIGSADVLFNCAGFVHAGTILDCEEKDWDFSFDLNAKAMYRTCRAFLPAMLEKGKGAIVNMSSVASSVKGVPNRFAYTASKAAVVGLTKSIASDFVTKGIRCNAICPGTVDSPSLHERLRATGDYEKALSDFIARQPMGRIAKPEEIAALVTYLASDEAGFTTGQIHVIDGGWTA; encoded by the coding sequence ATGGGCCAAGACTTTTCAGGACAGACCGTGGTCATCACCGCAGCGGCGCAGGGCATCGGCCGGGCGACGGCGGAACGCTTCATCGCACTGGGCGCGCGCGTGATCGCGACCGACATCAACGAAGCGGCTCTCGCGACACTTGAGAATGCCGAGACCCGCGTTCTGAACGTTCTCGATGGCGCTGCCGTTCAGGCCTTTGCCGCCGAGATCGGTTCTGCCGATGTGCTCTTCAACTGCGCTGGCTTCGTGCATGCCGGCACCATTCTCGACTGCGAGGAAAAGGACTGGGATTTCTCCTTTGATCTCAATGCCAAGGCCATGTACCGCACCTGCCGCGCCTTTTTGCCCGCCATGCTGGAAAAGGGCAAGGGCGCCATCGTCAACATGTCGTCAGTGGCTTCCAGCGTCAAAGGCGTGCCGAACCGCTTTGCCTATACCGCGTCGAAGGCCGCCGTCGTCGGCCTGACGAAGTCCATCGCCTCGGATTTCGTCACCAAGGGTATTCGCTGCAACGCCATCTGCCCGGGCACGGTGGACAGCCCTTCGCTGCATGAGCGCCTGCGCGCCACCGGCGATTACGAAAAGGCGCTCAGCGACTTCATCGCCCGCCAGCCCATGGGTCGCATTGCCAAGCCGGAAGAGATTGCAGCGCTGGTGACCTATCTCGCCTCTGACGAGGCTGGATTTACCACGGGTCAGATCCATGTGATCGATGGTGGCTGGACGGCATAA
- a CDS encoding manganese/iron ABC transporter ATP-binding protein — translation MMGKPRRAAKRQSGHDGLTVDDVTVTYRNGHTALRHASFSIPKGTITALVGVNGAGKSTIFKAIMGFVPLSAGTVSIFGEPASAALKKNLVAYVPQAEEVDWSFPVLVEDVVMMGRYGHMNFFRIPTKRDHRMVEEALARVNMLDYRKRQIGELSGGQKKRVFLARALAQEGKVILLDEPFTGVDVTTEEQIIALLKSLRDEGRIMLVSTHNLGSVPDFCDRAVFVKGTVIASGKTKDTFTEANLQAAFGGSLRHFILGGADLHDDADPRHLKVITDDERPFVIYGQNSQETRSDPAKVGDTER, via the coding sequence ATGATGGGGAAACCGAGACGTGCCGCAAAGCGTCAGTCTGGTCACGATGGGCTGACTGTCGACGATGTGACGGTCACCTATCGCAACGGCCACACGGCGTTGCGCCACGCAAGCTTCTCGATTCCCAAAGGCACCATCACTGCCCTCGTCGGCGTCAATGGCGCGGGCAAATCCACCATCTTCAAGGCCATCATGGGCTTCGTGCCGCTGTCTGCCGGCACCGTCTCCATCTTCGGCGAGCCGGCCTCCGCCGCGCTGAAAAAGAACCTCGTCGCCTATGTGCCACAGGCCGAAGAGGTGGATTGGAGCTTCCCCGTTCTGGTGGAGGACGTGGTGATGATGGGCCGTTACGGCCACATGAATTTCTTCCGCATCCCCACCAAGCGCGACCACCGCATGGTGGAAGAGGCGCTCGCCCGCGTCAACATGCTGGATTACCGCAAGCGCCAGATCGGCGAGCTTTCCGGCGGCCAGAAGAAGCGCGTTTTTCTGGCGCGCGCACTGGCACAGGAAGGCAAGGTCATTCTGCTCGACGAGCCCTTTACCGGCGTCGATGTGACGACCGAAGAGCAGATCATCGCGCTGTTGAAATCGCTGCGCGACGAAGGCCGCATCATGCTGGTCTCCACCCACAATCTCGGCAGTGTGCCGGATTTCTGCGACCGCGCCGTTTTCGTCAAAGGCACGGTCATTGCCTCGGGCAAGACGAAAGACACCTTCACCGAAGCCAATCTTCAGGCGGCCTTTGGCGGAAGCCTCCGCCACTTCATCCTGGGTGGTGCTGATCTGCATGACGATGCCGACCCGCGGCATCTGAAAGTCATCACCGATGACGAACGCCCCTTCGTCATTTACGGCCAGAACAGTCAGGAGACGAGAAGCGATCCGGCGAAGGTGGGAGACACGGAGCGATGA
- a CDS encoding DUF1328 domain-containing protein, which yields MLKWALIFFVISIIAGVFGFTGISAAASGIARILFFIAVVVFLIFLVLALMAGQAIL from the coding sequence ATGCTGAAGTGGGCCCTAATATTTTTCGTGATCTCGATCATCGCCGGCGTTTTCGGCTTCACAGGCATTTCCGCGGCAGCCTCCGGCATCGCCCGAATCCTGTTCTTCATCGCCGTGGTCGTCTTCCTCATCTTTCTGGTGCTGGCGCTCATGGCCGGACAGGCGATCCTATAG
- a CDS encoding SLC13 family permease, which yields MTTEQILAFTVIAGMMVAFIWDRFRYDVVACSALLVAVAVGVVPFDKAFSGFSDDIVIIVGSALIVSSAVARSGIVDFAIKRYLPEMRSKGLQLAFLMVAVAVMSAFIKNIGALAIMIPVAFQFARKSGSPVSFYLMPMAFSALLGGLMTQIGTSPNIVVSRLREEMTGRSFTMFDFTPVGLALTVFGILFLTVGYRLLPVRAKQQASLEDILDKASYTAEATLAPDSVLADKPLRELLKLGDGDVIARTILRGPRRISPFPDVTLKSGDTVMLEGSPEGLDRMVSQAKLILSGKPLTDKGEKVVDLVSMEAVVSNDSHLNGMSARELALSYTRGVNLIAVSRRGERVSERLSDLTLQAGDVLLLQGSRKNVPLMLQEFSLLPLAQREILLGVQRRAFMPLIVLAAAMIAAGSGLVPVSVAFFAAAFLMIVVGAIPLTDVYKSVDGPILVMLAALIPVSDSLRTTGASELISHWLGSVAQGLPPFAALGLILLTAMAVTPFLNNAATVLVMAPIAAGFATTLGFKPEAFLMAVAIGAGCDFLTPIGHQCNTLVMGPGGYRFSDYPRLGLPLSFIIVIVSIPMLLYVWPVS from the coding sequence ATGACCACAGAGCAGATCCTCGCCTTCACCGTGATCGCTGGGATGATGGTCGCTTTCATTTGGGACAGGTTCCGCTACGATGTGGTGGCGTGCAGCGCGCTTCTGGTGGCTGTCGCCGTCGGCGTCGTTCCCTTCGACAAGGCCTTTTCCGGCTTCTCCGACGATATCGTCATCATCGTCGGCAGTGCGTTGATCGTCAGCTCCGCCGTGGCGCGCTCCGGCATCGTCGATTTCGCCATCAAGCGCTACCTGCCGGAAATGCGCTCCAAGGGTTTGCAACTTGCCTTCCTGATGGTTGCGGTTGCCGTGATGTCGGCCTTCATCAAGAATATCGGCGCGCTCGCCATCATGATACCGGTCGCCTTCCAGTTTGCGCGCAAATCCGGAAGCCCCGTCTCCTTCTATCTGATGCCGATGGCCTTTTCCGCCCTACTCGGCGGCTTGATGACCCAGATCGGCACCTCGCCCAACATCGTCGTATCCCGCCTTCGCGAGGAGATGACCGGACGAAGCTTCACCATGTTCGATTTCACGCCCGTTGGCCTTGCGCTGACGGTCTTCGGCATCCTCTTCCTCACTGTGGGTTATCGTCTGCTGCCCGTGCGGGCAAAGCAGCAGGCATCGCTTGAAGATATTCTCGACAAGGCAAGCTACACTGCTGAAGCGACACTTGCGCCCGACAGCGTGCTCGCAGACAAGCCGCTGCGCGAGCTCCTGAAGCTTGGGGATGGCGACGTGATTGCCAGAACCATTCTGCGCGGTCCCCGCCGCATCTCGCCCTTCCCCGATGTGACGTTGAAGAGCGGCGATACGGTGATGCTGGAAGGCAGCCCGGAAGGGCTCGACCGGATGGTGTCCCAGGCAAAGCTCATCCTCTCGGGCAAACCGCTGACCGACAAGGGCGAGAAGGTCGTCGATCTCGTCTCCATGGAAGCCGTCGTCAGCAATGATTCCCACCTGAACGGCATGTCGGCGCGCGAACTGGCGCTCTCCTATACGCGCGGCGTCAATCTGATTGCCGTCTCAAGACGCGGCGAGCGGGTCAGCGAACGCCTGAGCGATCTCACCCTACAAGCCGGCGACGTGCTTTTGTTGCAGGGCAGCCGCAAGAACGTGCCGCTGATGCTGCAGGAATTTTCGCTGCTGCCGCTTGCCCAGCGCGAAATCCTGCTTGGGGTGCAGCGCCGCGCCTTCATGCCGCTGATCGTGCTGGCCGCTGCGATGATTGCCGCCGGCAGCGGCCTGGTCCCGGTCTCGGTCGCCTTCTTCGCCGCCGCCTTCCTGATGATCGTGGTGGGCGCCATTCCTCTGACGGACGTCTACAAGTCCGTCGATGGCCCGATCCTGGTCATGCTGGCGGCTCTCATTCCCGTGAGCGACAGTCTGAGAACCACAGGGGCAAGCGAGCTGATCTCCCATTGGCTTGGCAGCGTCGCGCAAGGCCTGCCGCCGTTTGCCGCACTTGGGTTGATCCTGCTCACCGCCATGGCCGTCACACCCTTCCTCAACAATGCCGCCACCGTTCTGGTCATGGCGCCGATTGCCGCGGGATTTGCCACGACACTCGGCTTCAAGCCCGAAGCCTTCCTGATGGCGGTGGCCATCGGTGCCGGCTGCGATTTCCTCACCCCCATCGGCCACCAGTGCAACACGCTGGTCATGGGACCGGGCGGCTATCGTTTCAGCGATTATCCGCGCCTTGGCTTGCCCCTCTCCTTCATCATTGTCATCGTCAGCATTCCCATGCTGCTTTACGTCTGGCCGGTTTCCTGA
- a CDS encoding metal ABC transporter permease, translating into MSEYLELALLPFQLPFMQYAFIITLMIAVPMAMLSCLLVLKGWSLMGDAVSHAVLPGVVIAYIVGIPFSIGAFIAGMICALGTGFLKENSRIKEDTVLGIVFSGMFGLGLVLYVKVQSDVHLDHILFGDMLGVSVADIIQTGLIALAATLFLAILRKDLLVHAFDPQHAKAIGLPVRILHYGLLAVLSLTVVGALQAIGIILSVAMLVAPGAIAFLITRRFSSMLIAAVSVALFSSILGIWLSFLIDSAPAPTIVLIMSGLFIMAFLRTTMRAKRTSAAATV; encoded by the coding sequence ATGAGCGAATATCTCGAACTGGCGCTCCTGCCCTTCCAGCTTCCCTTCATGCAATATGCCTTCATCATCACGCTGATGATCGCGGTGCCGATGGCAATGCTCTCCTGCCTGCTGGTGTTGAAAGGCTGGTCGCTGATGGGCGACGCGGTCTCGCATGCGGTGCTGCCCGGCGTCGTCATCGCCTACATCGTCGGCATTCCCTTTTCCATTGGTGCCTTCATCGCCGGCATGATCTGCGCCCTCGGCACCGGTTTTCTGAAAGAAAACAGCCGTATCAAGGAAGACACGGTGCTGGGCATCGTCTTTTCCGGCATGTTCGGGCTGGGGCTGGTGCTCTACGTCAAGGTCCAGAGCGATGTGCATCTGGATCATATTCTCTTCGGCGATATGCTCGGCGTTTCGGTCGCCGATATCATCCAGACCGGCCTGATTGCGCTTGCCGCCACGCTGTTCCTCGCCATCCTGCGCAAGGATCTGCTGGTGCATGCCTTCGATCCTCAACACGCCAAGGCGATCGGCCTGCCGGTGCGTATCCTGCATTACGGCCTGCTTGCCGTCCTGTCTCTTACCGTCGTCGGCGCGCTTCAGGCAATCGGCATCATTCTGTCCGTCGCCATGCTGGTGGCGCCCGGCGCTATTGCCTTCCTCATCACACGGCGCTTCTCGTCCATGCTAATCGCGGCCGTATCAGTGGCGCTCTTCTCCTCCATCCTTGGCATCTGGCTGAGCTTCCTGATCGACAGCGCACCGGCCCCCACCATCGTCCTGATCATGAGCGGCCTCTTCATCATGGCCTTCCTGCGTACGACGATGAGGGCGAAAAGGACATCGGCTGCGGCTACAGTGTGA
- a CDS encoding metal ABC transporter substrate-binding protein, protein MKLTRSTFLALCAVACLPFSAVAAEKPKVITTFTIIADMARNVAGDAADVESITKPGAEIHNYQPTPRDILKARDANLVLWNGLNLELWFQKFLANLSGVPNVVVSDGVTPISISGGAYNGKPNPHAWMSPDNALIYVENIRKALTGIEPDHADVYAANAKAYSDKIKQEIQPMRDAIAALPENKRWLVTSEGAFSYLARDFGLKELFLWPVNADSQGTPQQVRGVIDAMRANNVHVIFSESTVSPDPAKQVAKETGANYGGILYVDSLSEANGPVPTYLDLLRTTTATIVKGLSQ, encoded by the coding sequence ATGAAGTTGACCCGCTCGACGTTTCTCGCTCTCTGTGCCGTCGCATGTCTGCCTTTCTCCGCCGTCGCGGCGGAAAAGCCAAAGGTGATCACCACCTTCACCATCATCGCCGATATGGCCCGCAACGTTGCGGGCGACGCCGCCGACGTCGAGAGCATCACCAAGCCGGGTGCGGAGATCCATAACTACCAGCCAACCCCGCGCGATATTCTCAAAGCCCGCGATGCCAACCTGGTCTTATGGAACGGACTGAACCTCGAACTCTGGTTTCAAAAATTTCTCGCCAATCTCTCCGGCGTTCCGAATGTCGTCGTCAGTGACGGCGTGACGCCGATTTCGATCAGCGGCGGCGCCTATAATGGCAAGCCCAACCCACATGCCTGGATGTCGCCGGACAACGCGCTGATCTATGTCGAGAATATCCGTAAAGCCCTGACTGGGATCGAGCCCGACCATGCGGATGTCTACGCCGCCAATGCCAAGGCCTATTCGGACAAGATCAAACAGGAAATCCAGCCGATGCGCGACGCCATCGCCGCATTGCCGGAAAACAAGCGCTGGCTGGTGACGAGCGAGGGCGCTTTCTCCTATCTCGCACGCGATTTCGGCCTGAAGGAGCTGTTCCTCTGGCCGGTCAATGCCGATAGCCAGGGCACACCGCAGCAGGTGCGCGGCGTGATCGACGCGATGCGTGCCAACAATGTCCACGTCATCTTCAGCGAAAGCACCGTGTCGCCCGATCCGGCAAAGCAGGTGGCGAAGGAAACGGGCGCGAACTATGGCGGCATTCTCTATGTGGATTCCTTGAGCGAGGCGAACGGCCCTGTGCCGACCTATCTCGATCTTCTGCGCACCACCACAGCCACGATCGTGAAAGGTCTCAGCCAATGA
- the lysS gene encoding lysine--tRNA ligase, with product MTDTKTTETTALSSDATEVRRQKLALLRDKIGDVYPAHFHRTLTNAELAEKYADIEPDVETGDTVTVAGRVYSSRNSGMFMDIHDASGKVQIFSHKDTTPEAAREMLPMIDIGDIIGVTGKVRRTKRGELTINAEEITMLTKSLLPMPEKWNGISDVEIRYRKRHLDILSNEESKLRFQQRSKIISGIRRFMEAEGFLEVETPMLQTVYGGATADPFKTFHNTLKMDMYLRIAPELFLKRTLVSGLSDKVFEVNRNFRNEGVSTRHNPEFTMLECYWAYADYEDIMSLVERMFETLAIAIHGTTELDFQGQKISFKGPFKRVPMPDAVKEATGIDFLAIKTDEEARAAAKAAGFEVEKDWTWGECLAFIFEEKVEGTLIQPSHVTHFPKDISPFAKEVPGEPRLVERFESYCNAWEVGNAFSELNDPEEQRRRMVEQLEQAHARGEKDKQLDDEFLDAIDQGMPPAGGLGIGVDRLVMLLTNAPSIRDVILFPARRQKAD from the coding sequence ATGACCGACACCAAGACGACCGAAACGACTGCCCTGTCCTCCGACGCCACCGAAGTGCGCCGCCAGAAGCTGGCGCTTTTGCGCGACAAGATCGGCGACGTGTATCCGGCGCATTTCCACCGCACGCTGACCAATGCCGAGCTTGCGGAAAAATATGCCGATATCGAGCCGGATGTCGAAACGGGCGATACGGTCACGGTTGCCGGTCGCGTCTACTCCTCGCGCAATTCCGGCATGTTCATGGATATCCATGATGCCTCCGGCAAGGTGCAGATCTTCTCCCACAAGGATACCACTCCGGAAGCGGCACGCGAGATGCTGCCGATGATCGACATTGGCGACATCATTGGTGTCACCGGCAAGGTGCGCCGCACCAAGCGCGGCGAGCTGACGATCAACGCTGAAGAGATCACCATGCTCACCAAGTCGCTTCTGCCGATGCCGGAGAAGTGGAACGGTATTTCCGACGTCGAGATCCGCTATCGCAAGCGCCATCTGGACATCCTTTCCAACGAGGAATCCAAGCTGCGCTTCCAGCAGCGCTCCAAGATCATTTCCGGCATCCGCCGCTTCATGGAGGCCGAAGGCTTCCTCGAAGTCGAAACCCCGATGCTGCAGACGGTCTATGGCGGCGCGACTGCCGACCCGTTCAAGACCTTCCACAACACGCTGAAGATGGACATGTATCTGCGCATCGCGCCGGAACTGTTCCTGAAGCGCACGCTGGTATCCGGCCTTTCCGACAAGGTCTTCGAGGTCAACCGCAACTTCCGCAATGAGGGTGTGTCGACACGGCACAATCCCGAATTCACCATGCTGGAATGCTACTGGGCCTATGCCGACTACGAGGACATTATGAGCCTTGTGGAGCGCATGTTCGAGACGCTGGCAATCGCCATCCACGGCACCACCGAGCTGGACTTCCAGGGTCAGAAGATTTCCTTCAAGGGTCCGTTCAAGCGTGTGCCGATGCCCGATGCCGTCAAGGAAGCAACCGGCATCGACTTCCTCGCGATCAAGACCGATGAGGAAGCCCGCGCCGCCGCCAAGGCCGCCGGCTTCGAAGTCGAGAAGGACTGGACCTGGGGCGAATGCCTCGCCTTCATCTTCGAAGAGAAGGTCGAAGGCACGCTGATCCAGCCAAGCCACGTGACGCATTTCCCCAAGGACATCTCGCCCTTCGCCAAGGAAGTGCCGGGCGAGCCGCGCCTCGTCGAGCGTTTCGAAAGCTATTGCAACGCCTGGGAAGTGGGCAACGCCTTCTCCGAACTGAACGACCCGGAAGAACAGCGCCGCCGCATGGTGGAGCAGCTGGAACAGGCCCACGCCCGCGGCGAAAAGGACAAGCAGCTGGACGACGAGTTCCTCGACGCCATCGACCAGGGCATGCCGCCCGCCGGTGGCCTCGGCATCGGCGTCGACCGTCTGGTCATGCTGCTGACCAACGCCCCGTCCATCCGCGACGTCATCCTCTTCCCGGCCCGCCGCCAGAAGGCCGACTGA
- the gltX gene encoding glutamate--tRNA ligase, producing the protein MTTSGVRVRIAPSPTGEPHVGTAYIALFNYLFAKKHGGEFILRIEDTDATRSTREYEEKVLEALKWTGLKWSEGPDVGGPYGPYRQSERKDMYWPYAQELLDKGHAFRCFCTPQRLEEMREAQRAAGKPPGYDGLCLHLKAEEVTAKMAAGEASVVRMKIPTEGSCDFHDGVYGDVSIPWESVDMQVLIKADGMPTYHMANVIDDHLMKITHVARGEEWLASVPKHILLYRYFGWQEPVFMHLSLMRNADKSKLSKRKNPTSISYYSALGYLPEALMNFLGLFFIQIAEGEELLSMDELGEKFDPEALSKAGAIFDIQKLDWLNGRWLREKLSPEEFIARTLEWAMENQRLTEGLKLSQSRVSKLGELPNLAGFLLSGDVGLTPASFAGLKSKPDEVLEILTTVATDLEKMPDWNVEAIEAELRDVAERTGKKLRVVTPPLFVAMSGSSRSLPLFDSMALLGRSVVRQRLKAAIAVVTTMVGAAG; encoded by the coding sequence ATGACCACTTCCGGCGTCCGCGTCCGTATTGCCCCTTCCCCCACCGGCGAGCCGCATGTCGGCACGGCCTATATCGCGCTCTTCAACTATCTCTTTGCCAAGAAGCATGGCGGCGAGTTCATTTTGCGCATCGAAGATACCGATGCCACGCGCTCCACGCGCGAATATGAAGAGAAGGTTCTGGAAGCGCTGAAATGGACCGGCCTCAAATGGTCGGAAGGCCCGGATGTCGGCGGCCCTTACGGCCCATACCGCCAGTCCGAGCGCAAGGACATGTACTGGCCCTACGCGCAAGAACTGCTCGACAAGGGCCACGCCTTCCGCTGTTTCTGCACCCCGCAGCGCCTGGAAGAAATGCGCGAGGCACAGCGCGCCGCCGGCAAGCCGCCAGGTTATGACGGTCTTTGCCTTCACCTGAAGGCGGAAGAAGTCACCGCCAAGATGGCGGCGGGCGAAGCGTCTGTCGTGCGCATGAAGATCCCGACCGAAGGCTCCTGCGATTTCCATGACGGCGTCTATGGCGATGTTTCGATCCCGTGGGAATCGGTCGACATGCAGGTGCTGATCAAGGCCGACGGCATGCCGACCTATCACATGGCAAATGTCATCGATGACCATCTGATGAAGATCACCCATGTGGCGCGCGGCGAAGAGTGGCTGGCATCGGTGCCGAAGCACATCCTGCTGTATCGCTACTTCGGCTGGCAGGAGCCGGTGTTCATGCATCTCTCTTTGATGCGCAACGCCGACAAGTCTAAGCTTTCCAAGCGCAAGAACCCGACCTCGATCTCCTATTATTCGGCACTCGGCTATCTGCCGGAAGCGCTGATGAACTTCCTCGGACTGTTCTTCATCCAGATCGCTGAAGGCGAAGAGCTGCTGTCGATGGACGAGCTCGGGGAAAAATTCGATCCGGAAGCCCTCTCCAAGGCCGGTGCGATCTTCGACATCCAGAAGCTCGACTGGCTGAACGGCCGCTGGCTGCGTGAGAAGCTTTCGCCGGAAGAATTCATTGCTCGCACGCTGGAATGGGCGATGGAAAACCAGCGCCTGACCGAAGGCCTGAAGCTGTCGCAGAGCCGCGTCTCCAAGCTTGGCGAATTGCCGAACCTCGCAGGCTTCCTGCTTTCCGGCGATGTCGGCCTGACACCGGCCTCCTTTGCCGGGCTGAAGAGCAAGCCGGACGAGGTCCTAGAGATCCTGACGACGGTCGCCACCGATCTGGAAAAGATGCCCGACTGGAACGTCGAGGCCATCGAAGCGGAGCTGCGTGATGTGGCCGAACGCACCGGCAAGAAGCTGCGCGTCGTTACCCCGCCGCTATTCGTCGCCATGTCCGGCTCCTCGCGCTCGCTGCCGCTCTTCGATTCCATGGCGCTGCTTGGCCGCTCCGTCGTGCGTCAGCGCCTGAAGGCTGCCATCGCCGTCGTGACCACGATGGTTGGCGCTGCGGGCTGA